From a region of the Synechococcus sp. RS9916 genome:
- a CDS encoding type IV pilin protein, with the protein MITIVIVGILSSIALPNYLNQVNRSRQNEAASTISQIQATIASYADEFGVLPASWSDLNATSAVMTDDGPATATNFQAITLAGGYYDVVISNASNLFTITATREETPNLNIVACVNLTNGASGINKGTKDAAASAPNCG; encoded by the coding sequence ATGATCACAATCGTAATTGTCGGAATACTCTCATCCATCGCTCTGCCCAACTACCTCAACCAAGTCAACCGATCACGCCAGAATGAAGCTGCCTCAACAATCTCTCAAATCCAAGCCACAATCGCATCTTATGCAGACGAATTTGGTGTTTTGCCTGCTAGTTGGTCTGATCTCAACGCAACTAGTGCAGTGATGACGGACGATGGTCCTGCAACTGCGACCAACTTTCAAGCAATCACTCTTGCTGGTGGTTATTACGACGTCGTCATAAGCAATGCCAGCAACCTGTTCACCATTACAGCCACACGTGAAGAAACGCCCAATCTCAATATTGTTGCTTGTGTGAATCTCACCAACGGTGCTAGTGGCATCAATAAAGGCACAAAAGATGCCGCTGCATCAGCTCCTAACTGCGGATAA
- a CDS encoding type IV pilin protein, which produces MTPLNSRFQLALLNRKKGKNLIEKGFTLVELMIVIVIVGILSAVALPNFLSQTTKAKVSEASAKLSGLLKEGHAEYQYKSDPTAVQTVMASSITTANSAGNFDYAITGTLTGTSAVLPMTATGNDNDAELEDKVLSGCVNFKTGKVDINTQLDVTPPTCL; this is translated from the coding sequence ATGACTCCTCTGAATTCGCGCTTTCAGCTGGCGCTGCTTAACCGCAAAAAAGGCAAGAATCTGATCGAGAAGGGCTTCACACTGGTGGAGCTAATGATCGTGATCGTGATTGTTGGGATTCTTTCGGCGGTTGCACTTCCTAACTTCCTGAGCCAAACCACAAAAGCCAAGGTTTCTGAAGCCTCTGCCAAACTCAGCGGGCTACTCAAAGAGGGGCACGCGGAATACCAATACAAGAGCGACCCAACCGCGGTACAGACGGTTATGGCTAGTTCTATTACAACCGCTAACTCAGCAGGAAATTTCGATTATGCAATTACAGGAACTTTGACAGGCACTTCAGCCGTCCTCCCAATGACCGCAACAGGGAATGACAATGACGCCGAATTGGAAGACAAGGTACTTAGTGGATGCGTCAACTTTAAAACAGGCAAAGTAGACATCAATACTCAACTGGACGTGACCCCGCCCACTTGCCTGTAA
- a CDS encoding HAMP domain-containing sensor histidine kinase, with protein sequence MFLRLQVLRTLPSLRLWLLSTSVLSVIAGYSLLLGINGLLASRQRHASHQFLVTALVEQHQTPKGLEVLTLPLLGIEFSVQPSGSKQLPWIDQGNGQTTWMVSATPVENFNGEEELLVVRQDVSASLAYERNLQLLLVAAAGVSTLLTAGLLRLVLWRGLVRPLDDLSEQLDALQADGLGEQLIDLNQQPLELQAIATAFNGLQQRLAAAWQRERRFVDGVAHELRTPITLISGRSQRLLRKPHPPEQQQPLAQIAAEASRMAALITALLELARSDSGRLQLDLQPWDPEQLLVEVYERVEPLAPSRMQLAASSPEAFPLIQVDAERLQQCVLALVDNALTYSQEKVLLSVSCGSDSVGHWVSLHVLDRGPGIPAEERPKVLERFVRGSHSVGHRGSGIGLSVVHELSKAMGAELVISDRTGGGADVQLRFRV encoded by the coding sequence TTGTTTCTCAGACTCCAGGTGTTGCGCACGCTTCCCTCACTACGCCTGTGGTTGCTCTCGACCAGCGTGTTGTCGGTGATTGCCGGCTACAGCTTGCTGCTGGGCATTAATGGCCTACTTGCCTCAAGGCAGCGCCATGCCAGCCATCAGTTCTTGGTCACTGCCCTGGTGGAACAACACCAAACCCCTAAGGGCTTGGAAGTATTGACCCTCCCCCTACTAGGGATTGAGTTCTCCGTGCAACCCTCCGGCTCCAAGCAACTGCCTTGGATCGATCAGGGCAATGGCCAGACAACCTGGATGGTCAGTGCCACCCCTGTTGAGAACTTCAACGGGGAAGAGGAGCTGCTGGTGGTGCGGCAAGACGTGTCGGCCTCCCTGGCCTATGAGCGCAACTTGCAACTGCTGCTGGTCGCAGCAGCTGGCGTTTCAACACTGCTCACCGCAGGGCTATTGCGGTTGGTGCTCTGGCGAGGACTGGTGCGGCCCCTGGATGATCTCAGCGAACAGTTGGATGCACTTCAAGCCGATGGTCTGGGGGAGCAGCTGATCGACTTAAACCAGCAACCCCTCGAGCTCCAAGCGATTGCCACGGCCTTCAATGGCCTGCAACAGCGGCTCGCCGCGGCTTGGCAAAGGGAACGCCGCTTCGTGGATGGGGTGGCCCATGAACTGCGCACACCGATCACCCTGATTTCCGGCCGTTCCCAGCGGCTCCTGCGCAAACCCCACCCCCCGGAGCAGCAACAACCTCTGGCACAAATTGCCGCGGAAGCCAGCCGCATGGCCGCCCTAATCACTGCCTTGCTGGAGCTGGCGCGGAGTGACTCCGGACGGCTGCAGCTGGACTTGCAGCCCTGGGATCCAGAGCAGCTGCTTGTGGAGGTCTACGAGCGGGTGGAACCGCTGGCCCCCAGCCGCATGCAATTGGCCGCCTCCAGTCCAGAGGCCTTCCCTTTGATCCAGGTCGATGCCGAACGGCTACAGCAGTGCGTGCTCGCCCTGGTGGACAACGCCCTGACTTACAGCCAGGAGAAGGTGTTGCTCAGCGTCAGCTGCGGCAGTGATTCAGTCGGGCATTGGGTGAGCCTGCATGTGCTCGATCGCGGCCCTGGCATCCCCGCCGAGGAACGGCCCAAGGTGCTTGAGCGGTTTGTGCGCGGTAGTCATTCCGTGGGTCATCGCGGCAGTGGAATTGGGCTTTCGGTGGTGCACGAGCTCAGCAAGGCCATGGGCGCTGAGCTGGTGATCAGCGATCGCACCGGGGGCGGCGCCGATGTGCAACTGCGCTTCAGGGTTTGA
- a CDS encoding response regulator transcription factor encodes MSDATAQLLLVDDDPELLQFLREELEGAGHGCIAVASGQDALLQLRQQAFALVVLDWGLPDFNGIEICRRLRSSGDTTPVLMLTAHDALDERVAALDAGADDFLTKPFELEELHARVRAQLRRQGYAAQRDATSNLELGDLSIDLIRREVKRGESAINLSQREFDLLVCLVQEAGTVLPRQQILETVWGHPFVGDPNALDVYMGYLRRKLEQSGLPQLLHTTRGVGFMARVGEIKP; translated from the coding sequence GTGAGCGACGCCACTGCCCAGCTGCTGTTGGTCGACGACGACCCGGAACTGCTGCAGTTCCTGCGCGAGGAACTGGAAGGGGCTGGCCATGGCTGCATCGCCGTGGCTTCAGGCCAAGACGCCTTGCTGCAGTTGCGCCAGCAGGCCTTTGCCCTCGTGGTGCTCGATTGGGGACTGCCGGATTTCAATGGCATCGAGATCTGCCGGCGTCTGCGCAGCAGTGGTGACACCACACCGGTGCTGATGCTCACCGCTCACGATGCCCTCGATGAAAGGGTGGCGGCCTTGGATGCGGGTGCCGATGACTTCCTCACCAAGCCCTTTGAGCTCGAGGAACTGCATGCCCGGGTGCGGGCCCAGTTGCGCCGCCAGGGTTATGCAGCCCAACGGGATGCCACCAGCAACCTGGAGCTTGGCGATCTGAGCATCGATTTGATCCGCCGGGAGGTGAAGCGCGGTGAGTCCGCGATCAACCTGTCGCAGCGGGAGTTTGATCTGTTGGTATGCCTGGTGCAGGAGGCCGGAACGGTGCTGCCCCGCCAGCAGATTTTGGAGACGGTCTGGGGCCATCCCTTTGTGGGAGATCCCAATGCTTTGGATGTCTACATGGGCTACCTGCGCCGCAAGCTTGAGCAGTCGGGACTGCCGCAATTGCTGCACACCACCCGGGGAGTGGGGTTCATGGCGCGGGTCGGAGAGATCAAACCCTGA
- a CDS encoding GspH/FimT family pseudopilin, with translation MHRPTHSEGFSLVELLCAMAVLALLSSVALVNARPQHDRQKLEAAGQRFQLAIDRARLKARRDQQPCGLGLRQEGEASQGLPSCASSGHPLPAADANSGVQVHTNMPSQLRFTTNGLMLDGGLVVFSHPGTHSRLCVVVSLPLGVTRRGHYGADPALELRSKHCRPAS, from the coding sequence ATGCACCGACCAACGCACTCAGAAGGGTTTTCGCTGGTGGAGCTGCTCTGCGCCATGGCCGTGCTGGCTCTGCTCAGCAGCGTGGCCCTGGTCAATGCCCGGCCCCAGCACGATCGCCAGAAACTGGAGGCTGCCGGCCAACGCTTTCAGCTGGCCATCGACCGGGCACGGCTGAAAGCGCGGCGCGATCAGCAGCCCTGCGGTCTGGGCCTCAGGCAGGAAGGCGAAGCCAGCCAAGGATTGCCGAGCTGTGCCTCCAGCGGCCACCCCCTGCCGGCGGCAGATGCCAACTCGGGCGTTCAGGTGCACACCAACATGCCCAGCCAGCTGCGCTTTACCACCAACGGCTTGATGCTGGATGGCGGACTGGTGGTGTTCAGCCATCCAGGCACCCATTCGCGCCTATGTGTGGTGGTGAGCCTGCCCCTGGGGGTGACCCGCCGGGGGCACTACGGCGCCGATCCCGCCCTGGAGCTCAGGAGCAAGCACTGCAGGCCGGCCTCATGA